The genomic window ttagagtaattttcacatgtctgattgatcttttatcatatatattgtcctacagctatacttaattagaaattgaaataaaaacaaaccttataattagtttcctacctgtcaattcaaattttacaataatcacaatattaacaaaagattataattcagggttaaaaaaaatataattttgcttcaacagtttttttttttttttatcaaatatatatatgtacatcttttataaattgtgaatatatgtacaatattttttaattaggCATTCTTAGGCTAATGGTGACTTTTTAAtattgtaacagtttattttttactgaagtatacaaaTCAATTATCATGCTTGATAAAGTAAACCAAACTATCTTAACTTGTTAAATATCtattaaataagaataacaaaaaggttcatttattgtccATAAACACTgttcaagatttttttcattgtaatcagaatgtaatgaaaatgtaatcaggattacagggcatttagaaaagtaattgattaaattaaattacatgtaatcagattttttgCTGATTAATGATtgcaatgattacttgaaaaattgtaatcaattacagctgattaacgattacaattacaattaccccaagtctgatcAATTGTTACcatattgatttgtttttttcaaaatcactAAAACTAATATATCAAAGTATTATCATGAATTAAAACGAGACTACATCTTGCAATCTAAGTACATGATGTCTATTATAATCTACAAATCAAGTTAAATAATTACGATTCATGATAAACcatatgattcatttttttcctgTAACCATAAATTACCATAATCACGTTTAATTTTGTGTAGCCTGAAACTACATGAATTATTTTGCGACTGGTTGGTATATCATAAACAACGCGATGGGTGTCTCTAAATTAATAAGCAGGTCCGAGACCACAGTTATTTTGtattgcatttcttttagacaataaatgaaaatttaaaaaaatcccacctgcgcatTCTCAATAACATTTCTGCAGTGtggtgtactacttttgggacaaattatatcaaatttaaagaaaacttcatcagctctaactcaaaatatggaaaattttatgttaaggggatcttgaaatcttttgacagcttccgaaatgctaattttcACCTTTTTTAGCTGGACCAAATTactacttgactttcaaattcatgaaccatttttttacagtgtaattttatccccctacttgctatttgagacataacacatgaaaaaataaatttggaaggggtacaaaaaaaaattggcaaataacacactgtccacactagggactatatttgtggacaacgaaaatcaaaggacgataactgtgtactcggaccagcaCTGCTTACCCCACCCCCTATCCCTTATAACACTTTCTGTTTGGTTTCTTTTCCTTAATCCGTTGGTGTTTTAATTAAATGGTCTATTTACGTGAAGTCGTTGCATTGTCTTTTGGTCATGGTGCTGTTTTTCCTTTATTCATTTAAccactatttattttttatcaaagcTATTTAACGAACTATCACGATCTAACTGCTAATTGACTTTTGGcgttattgaaaattttaaagaagCTTTAAAATTTTTGCTATAAtgttaatttttcaaaacaaaataccgGCAATTTTCAAAGGGGAAAGGAGATAGCCAGCCACTAAAAGATATTTAACAAGTGGGAAaattaattcatttaatttttcatataCTTAGTATAGTTCAGATAAAACAGCATTACTGCCATGTAATTGAACATTTTAGTTGCAACAACATAACAAATTAGCATTCAATAGCATGAGGCGTCTTGGGACAACTGTTTTGTTAGACGTCTAAACTGTATTATACCAGTTGTGTTTTCGAATTTGGATATAGTAAttttaaattgagaatgaaaCGGTGAATgcgtcaaagatacaacaacccgacagTTCATGCGATTCCAGTTAAagacttttatctttattttggtCTTATTAACGGATGTTTGCGATTTGTACATCGGTAGACTTCTGCATGTTGCATGTTATGTATTTAAATAACAATCATAAGGAACGTTATTAATAATGTAATCAAATTAAATGCATTTGTATGCTAATTAGTTATGATGTGATGTCCTTTACATCTGTATATCtaaccaaaaaaatattaaattgatatatagaaatataaatacCTAACGGTGTCAACGTGAAATTGTCCTTAATACATCCTTTTAGGTTACAAATCCTTATTCCATACACACCAAAATCCAGTTCCGATCTAACATGTATTTTCGAACTTATTTCGTATCTATAATCATAGGTTTCTGTCTTAACAATCCAGTCGTACCCAGTCACACGACACCACTCTACAGTTGGCAGCGGGGAGGATACAACATACATTACTATATGATCAGTTGAACCaacttttgtttctatttttctaGATTCGGTTGTGACACTCCTAGGTTTACCTGAAATATACATGTTAGTTCATAATAATAACACAGTACTGATCATTACAACCACGGAAGACATGTGTGaaaattattgcatttaaaaaatttcaGGTATTTTGAAAGACAAAATGAATATCAACGGTAGTTTAAAAAATTAGATATACATTTTGTcttcatattcaattttttaaaCTACCGTTGATATTCATTTTGTCATTCAAAATACTTGAAATTTACAAGTACCAAATAATGGTCTTCGGTATCACCCAAAATGAATCCATTTCATAAAACCAACGCATGCGTATTCAGAGATCATTAAAGGAATCTGAATATAATTGCTTATTCTATCCTTTTTGCATCGATAAGTAATAAGATCAACAAAATTATCATAGCAAATTATAGATTCCTTTTTACTACTTGCTTCAACATAAATTAAATTAGAACACTATTGGGGTACGTTGTACGTTTCACACAATACAAGCTTTTTATCCCTTCAATATTCGTTACAAAATTTGTCTCTGCTTATTGAGAAAATGTTTGGTGTGTACTTAAAAGTGTCTAAAGTTTCACAGACATACATAACGCAATAACATGTAGCTTAAAGATTTTCATTGACTACCATTGTGTggtattttatgttattttttcgtATTGTTTTTCTTCTATAAATTAGGTCTTACGTTCTATTGTTTAGacattttatagccgactatattgTATGGGTGTTTCTCAATGATGAAAGCCGCACAGTGATTAGTAGTTACTACATTTGCaatcttgtggatagttgtctcatatcatatctccatatttttatatatctacCATTCGTATACTGGAAAATGTCAGGACCCATAAACACTTTAAACAGAACTTgattttgttgacactttaaattCTAAACATAATTGAAAAAATGTATTCTTAAATTCACAAACTGAACATATTGCTTGTATTTCAAAATACCTTTGCAGACATAACAGTTTCGAAAACTATTATCCCACTAATACTCTGATATCAAACAATCACAATACTGGATTTTGTGTTTCGAGCACACGTTTTGTACAATgagtactgagtaaagttttaggACCCAGGCATTGAAGTCAttaaactttcgagtcagttttttgtactcatactccaaaatcaaccaatcataaTGCTAGATTTCATGTTtggagcatgatttttgtgcttcgagcaggcctcacggtcataaaacttacAAGCATGAATTTTGTACTCaaactcgaaaatcaaccaattaaactgctggatttcatgtttcgagcatgatttttgtgctccgagaaCTAAgaaaagttttatgccttcaaggccaggtGTTGATATGGTTTGAAGTACTGTCCAATCTATTGGATATGTTTTGTatcttttcctcttttcctcTTTTCCACGGATGTGATCTACCAAATTAGGATTATTACCTGGTTTTTACATTCACGAGGAACACAACGGCTGCCCTATGTGGAGCAGGATCGACTTACCCTACCGTACCACTTCAGATCCCCTCCgctttttggtgggtttcgtgttacTCAATTTTTAGATTTCTGTGTAGTGGGTTGTGTACAGTTAAttctcttttggtctttttttttaccatatcgtTGTCAGTGTTTTTCGACCTATGAGTTTGGTATCGTTTGCCTCTCTGTTGTGTCGTATAGATTCGGACTTTATAATTGCAATATAGTTGTTTCCATACTGATTATTCTTTCGCATGCTCATGATGTCTTCTGATGAAACAAAAGTATATCCAATGCATGGTTTGTAGTTTTGTTTTCTTGTATTTTATATGGAAATTAAATTTAGAATCAATTGATCTCCATGTGTTTAGAGTCTTTCTCTTGTACCGTTACCATAGATATAAACTTATCAATGTATCAAATAAAGAATGTTATACTAATTTttggctgtttttttttctaaaatatactgatgatttttgtattgttttgaagttttagttttaaacatatttattcaaattggattgggaaacaagttaaggcaacttatattaatcccattccactttgcgggtgcgagtgctgccttgtagtggcattagcctactctttttcgaaatctacaagggagtcttttacgtgcaagagatatggctctctcttaacaagGGCCAGTCATTTATCGTCCCTTTCCGACGAACTGTCATCGATAATATACTGATAATATACTGATGTGACTATACTTACAGAGTATTGTTAAGTTGACCTTTCTGGTATCGCCGTTTGATATCCCATTAATAGCCCGTATTGTAAATTCCCCTGAATCTTCACAGTTAAGAGAGGGTAGTGTAGACTGGTAATCAATATACCCGTTGCCTTTAATTGAATATTGAATCTCCAAAGAAGAAGAGTTAAACATTATTTTCGGATTCGTTGGATTACTTTCAATTCGTAAAGTTATCTGCAAGTTTACGTCTTCGCTGAAATTGAATGTATTAGGAGAACTCAATCTGTAAAGTTGACTTGTATCGTCAAAccaaatttcttttattttaggagaatctaaaacaaattatacaatacTTTACTATAATAAATCAATTtgatgaaatatacatgtattttgtagTATTGCTGACTTGATTGAAATGATGCATTTGTTTTGTGAATTTAAAGAGAACAAAACGTTTTTTGCTAAGTAAACCCTATTCGTATTTAAAAGTATCATTACATAGAAAGTAGATGTCTGACAGCTGCAAAAAGCGTACCAATGTTTTGTTGAAGAATCGCTGCTCGTTGATAATTTTGACATTTATGGCTGTAAGTAAGAGCACAGAAATGAATGTAATCGAAAGCAGATGAAAACCTTAATTTAAGTTTTCTTAATTGAGCATGGCTCCTGTCTACCAAAAGGCAAGAATTCTTCATGATATcagtttttatgaaaataaattaaataaccaTGAAAAGATAACACATTTGGTTCAGTTCGGAAAGAAGAATTCAATatgcaatatgtttttttttactttaaaaaagcGTAAAATgctaaatttataaaagtaggtTTACTTTAATTTCGTCATGCGAACGTCCAATCCCTGAAATTTCATTATCTATCATGTAAACAACAGCTTCATTTATGGATATATTAGCTACATTTATAGGTTGATGACCTAGTAAGTTCAAATCTTTTAACGTTTTTCGAAgtagttttattttgtaattttgttaacattttcataacttttttttataaattacatttaCCGGTCATACTTACACTGCACATTCACTGATATGTCTGTTCTGTAATATGCTTTTGCGAAAGGATGATCAATACGGCAACGGTAAATCCCAGTCTGACTCTTCTTTATGTCTGGTATAGTAAGAGTCTGAATTGAAAGAATGAGTTCAAATCTTTCCTCTTCTGCTTTGTGTTTCCAATTATATGTACACTCCGGATTGCAGTTTGCAGTACAATTTATCGGACCTAATATAGTTCCTTCTGTTACGTTGATAGTTGTGTATCCAGGTTCAAGGACAACGTGTTCAGGACCATCTACATCAATCAAATAACGTAATGTTATCTTAAGTAAATAATAGGTGCATTCAGTGACACAATACATGAGATAAAATCAATGAAGTAAACGGAATATCGAACGTTATGGCAAAAAGGCAAACATACCAACAGAAGTCGTCAAAAATATTCAAAGCAAACTACAGATTGAGCAAACAAAAGAATACTGCATTAAACTTCCTTTAAATTCAGATTCACACTACAGTAATAGATGTTTTGATTATTACACAATGTCTAAAACTTTGTCAATATGAAGGCCACACGTAGTAATAAAATTCATCTATTTTtcaacaatatattaaaaacaacaGTAGCTGACCTATGTTCTAAATCCACTAAAATGACACACAGattatatataaaatcatatacaAAGAAACCGCGGGAACCCCAAAAACGAGAGAGACTGGTTGCGACAGGATAGAAGTCTTCTACTATGCATGCAATATCCGCATTTGAATCTACACTAAGtcaaaatttccaaaatcgcGAATAAGACACATTTACGACAATAGGATACAATTTTGATAAATCAATTAGTGAAAGTGATGGTGAATGTATAATATGTAATGTTGATATCAGTATTTTTCCTTACCAGAACATTTCATAGTATCATGAGCATAACCCTTGTTAATGTACTAATTGAGATATATTTACGTTATGTAATGCGTATTTGTTACTGCTGATGAATATGAAATTGATAGTTGAAAGCCGTCCATCTAATTAAATAAAGAGAAAACGATGATGATATAAAGCAGATCTTCTAATAAAGTATGATCCTTTATCTCAAGAGCACTTGGATAAATATATGCAAGTACTAAATGAAATGctggtttgaattgtttcttTTGTCCTTCGGAATCCTTATAAAAGGTACTAACGGTATGGATTTGATCACTATTGAAAACCGCtcgatattatttttatattgattgacTGGACATTACCaatgaaactgaaattgaaaaaaaaagaactttgcGAGATGCTTTGCTTTTGGTTTTTGAGGATACTCTGTACACATTTTTGATTTCTGATAGTATGAAAAGATTTCTACTCAAAGAAAAAATTTTCATGACCTAAAACAAGGAATTTGTATCTACGCTTTCCTTTTTGTAGAAAAATAGAGgcaaaaataccaaagggacattaaaactcgTAATTCAAACGAcaataaaactgacaacgccatggctaaaaaagaaaaagacaaacagacaaacaacaacacacaaaaaacaacacGCAAAGCTaatgactgagcaacacgaatcccaacaaaaactcggggtgatctcaggtgctccgaaagagtGAGCATATCGATAAACACATTTAGACAAAAGATATTATTTTGAGTGGAATAGTCTTATAACTGATGACATCTGTTGCcttagatacatgtatcatttcaaCGAAGTCTGAATATTTTGAAAGTCTATCAATCAATAATGTCGTAAACAATGTTCCCATGGAAGTAACCAATGTAGTTTATCTATATGCATCAGGATTAAAAAGGGTCCcccatatttttgaaaaaagaaatattaagttACATGATTTAAATCTTCAAGAAAAgctttaaaatgttgttttttccAAATAATGTAAGGCATCATAAAAAGAATGGTGGATTAATATAATCATTTCGGGTCATAtcaaattctgtattttttttcatttttaagttctTAACTacttttgttctgttttttttttttaggttgtgGTGTCTCTTGCTTTATAAATTCGTTGTGCGTTTTCACGAAATTGCCATAAAACTATAACTGAGATGTTTGgctacttgttttttttttatttatgttgtcTAGTACAGTAGATTTGGAAAAACACATTCATTCTACTATGACCAAATGAACtttctttaaatatgtttaaattaaaaattaaacagaaatattttaaaaacaaatcaccccctacatatttcaatattggcgatagatatttaaatgttttacacgCAAGATTAAGAAACAAATGCAGTGCCCTGAACATGGATCTGTATCACGCAAATATTAAAACTAACGCAATGTGTCAATGTggttatttatatgaaaatgctCAACATTATTTCCTCTCGTGTAAAAATTATACAGTGCAAaggaataaattattttttgaacttagaaaagaaaatatacctaccgactttgaaaatttaatgtacgGCAATGCTTTGTTTAATATGAACATAAACACGCTAATTTTTATAAAAGTGCAGAATTATATTAAAGAGACCAATCGCTTTTCATAGTTTATAAACATTATGGTTAAATATATACCAATAACAATGTTATTACTTTTTGTTGACTTCGAATGCAATTGTTCATTTTTCCTAAGACATGGATcatcaatttgattttattatcCATCAGTTGACAACAACGCTTTaatttaattgttcaaaatacaataaaaacttaCCTTTTGAGTGAATATTTATTCCAAGATTAAAACAACCTATTAGGTAGGTCTTTCATAAAAATTTACGGTCAACTCGACTTTTAGGAATCGATGAACCATGTCGTATAAATTCTTGTTAATTTCatgtcttcatattaatattgtttatgatgttattattatgtatttcatatttgttcggatatgtattatttgtatgtaatggagaagacgttctaagttgcaaaacttgtgtccaatcctattgtcaatgttttttttggacaataaaatatgtttaaacttactATGACCATACTTACAGTAAGGATCCAGTGTAATAGTTtcactcataatagataccactCCTAATTCATCAGTGTACTGACAGGATATGTATTTCCCTTTATCTAACTTAGTAAGTGTATGTATTGTTAACTGATTGTTGTCAGTCTCTCCTCTTGGGCTCCCAACAAAATGGTATGACAGTTTTGAAGTAATATTTCTTTCAGGCCAGCTCTGTGTCGAATTACAGGTAAACGTTATGTTGTCACCAACAAATGGACGCCCAGGAAGAGACGTTAATGTTGGTTTCATACGTCTTGctaaaatgtttatgaataaaaaaaaaagccaattcTATatctcttatttttattttattttttaattcagaaaGTTTAGTATCTACAATTTTTACGTTATTTTGGTAAAAGGTTTTTCctttttatgacaaaaaacactttctattattgttttcttaaatatgttttattagaCATAGTGAGGATTTAATTAAAACTCCTTACAAACTCTCAATCATGTGACCGATGAAGatgaacaaaatcaaaatgaaacaaGTGTCGATTATAACAATGAAGAAATAAAACCTCTTCCTTGTTAAAAGATAATAAATGCAGAAATCAAAAGATAATACTACATTATTATGTCTTGCTATTAATGAAATGATAATTAATACAATTTTGATAAAAGGCTTATTCTGAAATGCTTATTTCTAACTGTTTTCAAATTCGCTATATACATTCTTGAATAAGTCTTGATGACaacaaaagagaggcgaaaaatatcaaagggatattcaaactcgaAAGTACAAATAAAACAACTTCATGGCTATCATCAAGACAAATGACATccaacaatacacaaaacagaacaaagaacactaaagactgagcaacatgaacccaaccaAAACCTTGAGATGAATGCAGGTGCTCCGTTTGAAGTTaagacaattggaacatatacactatcatctatgaaacggatattccatcacggtcaaccaactcgtgatgacgtccgtaaagtttacgaagggatgacttttacttcaccacttggaactcttggtttaaacttttccttgtgagcagcaatcctctatcaaggaaattattATCGGAGATACAAGCTCGTGAATATattatcaactgggagatatatgaTCCGTATGCAGGCGCAGCGGcaatgttgctacataaaaatggaaagttcacaattgggaagctgtaATCATCAATTTAGTTGCATAGTTTTAAGTTTTCAactctagatgtaagtcaatgtATGAGGCAGACTTGACTGTATATGTTCttttcgatgggatagatgcattcaacatagttaccaaattttgaattatttagagaGAGAGCATCgttcatatatatataggaagattaTATAGCATGTATATCGGAAAGTAAAGTCAAATGATACTGCTCACTTCTTGGTtttttcctaagaagtttctAAGCGGAGCCGTCTTCATTTGAATAAGAGAATAAGTAGACCAGAAAGGGGCACAGTTGGTTCTAATGTAAATGCCaattttttgttgacaaacacgTCCTCAAAACGAACAAATTTGTTGTCTTTTATCCTCCTTGTTCTGTTTACTTTGCGTTTACTGTTTAGAGGCCCATATGCTATGATGTGCGAACTGTAATATTTTCACCACGAATGTGTTGAACCTTTAATCACATAATAACACAGGATAAAAAGAAGCGTCGTTTTAAATTTAGTTGGTATGATAAGTCAACATTTTTAAGCGCATGTAACTAGTTTCAGTTTTGCTACGGGTTAAGTTAAGTTTTGGATTCTCGTACTCTTTGCATGCTTTCAttcctttttttattcttttattggcAAACAAATGATACTTACCTTGCATTGATCATTAACGTCCTAAATGaaaagtacaatcacaaaaatactgaactccgaggaaaatttaaaacggaaagtccctaatcaaatggcaaaatcaaatgttttaaaaaaacacatcaaacgaatgcacaacaacggtcatattcctgacttggcacaggcattttcaaatgtagaaaatggtggattgtacCTGGTTGTTAAAGCAGGACTTGTCTGAAAACAGATTACACCAAACATGCATTCTGATTTTATAGTATTATTCATATACAGATACCTAGCTCTACGGTATAAAATACTATCATGATTAAAGCACAATGACTTGTCTCATAGTTATGTTTTGTCTCTTGAACTTCTAAAGTAAAGCTATTCAGGCACGGATCCAGCCATTAGGAAATGAGGTGGAGGTATCAACCACGGAACACTAAGAAACATtgacatgattaaaaaaaatcaaaaaagaggATTCAACCAAGGTCCTACACACCCACCCCGgaacacaaaaaaacattcacataattaaaaaaaatcaaaaaagaggATTCAACCCAGGACCTCCCCCCCTAATTCCCCCATTGGATCAGCCAGTTATTCATATGATTATTCGACCTAAAAAAATAGACTAAAAGATTTACTAACCATTTGCCAGCATCACAGAAAGAAAATCAATgccaaaaattaagaaaatgttaCTTAACTCCATTGCGATATTAATGATCACTAAACTGTCGTCCTCTAAATACTTAGGAATATGATGTAGCCGGAATTCGTCTCTTGTAAACACAGGAAAAGTCATCAGGTTCTTGTCTACACCTCTTCTCTATACAATCGATTTCGTGATTTCAAATCAGATACCgaatcctttgtttgatatgattAATTTccttcccatttttttttttttcaaggagGAGAAGTgggaaataatacaaaatatgaaaatgtccTTGGAAAATGTCAAACTTGTATGTGACGTTGGTCCTTTTTTTCCACAGAATTTTAAAGAAAGTGTACCCATCAGAACTTGTTACCTGAATATCTTGGGGAGCTTTTGGTGATTGACAACCTGGCAACTTGACTGTTAATTTGATTTATAAGATAAAGTTTGGTGTGGGCAGTATCAAGAAAACCTACGTTAAATATGGCTTTAGAGAAACTTTGCAAACGATCTACAATATTGTTACGAGTAAGTTGTGTGTGTATCTCCAATccctttgtattttttttaacttttgtatgTTCCTGCGTTGAAGTAcgttcattattcatttttcatttttcaaactttaataaGGATTAATGAAATAGttaattattcattattcaacGTTAAGTTTAATTGAATTTTGACAAATGGAAAATGAATTATGGACGTAATTTGGCGCGGTCcttttattaacatgattaacatatTAGATAAGTATCATTTTAGcggatgtcaagttggttcaatattcaacattaaacattcaattttttttaatttattttttctaatttttttttcttgtatccattttcaatattcaacattcgatttcaacattcaacattcgattttaatattcaacattcagcattcaaattttttttttcttgtttccatttttaacatttaacattcgatttcaacattcgatttcaatattcaacattcaacattcaatttttttttcttgtatccattttcaacattcaacattcaacattcgatttcaatattcaacattcaacattcaaaatttttttttttttttcttgtattcattttcaacattcaacatttgatttcaacattcaacattcgattttttttttcttgtatccattttcaacattcaacatttgatttcaacattcaacattcgatttcaacattcaacattcgttttcaacattcaacattcgttttcaatattcaacattcaacattcaaatttttttattttttttttcttgtatccattttcaacattcaacatttgatttcaacattcaacattcg from Mytilus galloprovincialis chromosome 5, xbMytGall1.hap1.1, whole genome shotgun sequence includes these protein-coding regions:
- the LOC143074112 gene encoding protein turtle homolog B-like, coding for MQARRMKPTLTSLPGRPFVGDNITFTCNSTQSWPERNITSKLSYHFVGSPRGETDNNQLTIHTLTKLDKGKYISCQYTDELGVVSIMSETITLDPYYGPEHVVLEPGYTTINVTEGTILGPINCTANCNPECTYNWKHKAEEERFELILSIQTLTIPDIKKSQTGIYRCRIDHPFAKAYYRTDISVNVQYSPKIKEIWFDDTSQLYRLSSPNTFNFSEDVNLQITLRIESNPTNPKIMFNSSSLEIQYSIKGNGYIDYQSTLPSLNCEDSGEFTIRAINGISNGDTRKVNLTILCKPRSVTTESRKIETKVGSTDHIVMYVVSSPLPTVEWCRVTGYDWIVKTETYDYRYEISSKIHVRSELDFGVYGIRICNLKGCIKDNFTLTPLDKPEAPRNLSVGPITCRSVNISWVAGFNGGYNQTFSVQFKTTDSDIWNSTTVHTNEIKTGSAIYFTLDQLKPYKSYEVMVLSTNIHGSRNASLEFKTKVELHLSSSSKSASITWLWVGLGCGISLLLVVIFSLLVFKTKRNKDKRNESRTIDAHRTLTDTNDHSEIATNVERHVDRSKMKMGE